The Bacillus sp. Y1 genome has a window encoding:
- a CDS encoding multidrug effflux MFS transporter: protein MNNLTGTKRLQLALLLGSLAILGPFTIDMYLPSFPTIVEEFGTTASFVQISLTSCLLGLGLGQLIIGPMSDVQGRKKPLLIFLIMYLVASAICAFAPNIYFFIAARFLQGFSAAGGIVISRAVVRDKFSGRELTKFFALLTLVSNLGPIIAPVAGGAILAFTNWTGVFVVLSVVGLVLFFTVFSKLEESLPTEKRVPSNIGQTFSNFGTLLKDRQFTGYAFTQGFIVAGIFAYVSGTPFVYQNIYGVSPQVFSLLFGLNGIGLILGSQAVGKFVDVISEKTFLVIGLTMSNVSGAILLVALLLKAPLIAVVIPIFFFVASIGIIGTTSFSLAMESQGHIAGSASALLGLLPFILGSISSPLVGIAGENSAIPMGSIIFGASFLAFLSYFLFVRKASVVKPAIEEPGKISV from the coding sequence TTGAACAATTTAACAGGTACAAAGCGTTTACAGCTTGCATTGCTTCTAGGGTCTCTGGCGATCTTAGGTCCGTTTACCATCGATATGTATTTGCCTTCTTTTCCGACTATTGTAGAAGAGTTCGGTACAACGGCATCCTTCGTACAAATTAGTTTAACTTCTTGTTTGTTAGGCTTAGGGCTGGGGCAATTGATTATCGGTCCAATGAGTGATGTGCAGGGACGGAAAAAACCATTATTAATATTCCTTATTATGTATTTAGTTGCCTCTGCCATTTGTGCATTTGCTCCGAATATTTATTTCTTTATTGCGGCTCGTTTCTTGCAAGGATTTTCAGCAGCAGGCGGGATCGTTATTTCGAGAGCGGTCGTTCGCGATAAGTTTAGTGGAAGAGAATTAACGAAGTTTTTTGCGTTATTAACATTAGTAAGTAATCTTGGTCCAATTATCGCTCCTGTTGCAGGCGGCGCGATTCTAGCCTTTACGAATTGGACGGGAGTATTTGTCGTTTTAAGTGTTGTGGGTTTAGTTTTATTTTTTACGGTATTTTCAAAGCTGGAAGAATCGCTACCTACGGAAAAGCGTGTTCCTAGTAATATAGGTCAAACCTTTAGTAACTTTGGAACTTTATTAAAAGATCGTCAGTTTACGGGATATGCCTTTACACAAGGATTTATTGTGGCTGGAATTTTTGCTTATGTTTCTGGTACTCCATTTGTGTATCAAAATATTTATGGAGTTTCGCCACAAGTATTTAGTTTATTATTCGGATTAAACGGAATTGGCTTGATTCTCGGAAGTCAGGCAGTAGGGAAGTTCGTTGACGTGATATCTGAAAAGACTTTTTTAGTTATAGGTCTGACCATGTCAAATGTTTCAGGTGCCATTCTTCTTGTTGCGTTATTACTAAAGGCACCATTAATTGCTGTTGTTATTCCTATCTTCTTCTTCGTTGCATCAATCGGGATTATTGGAACCACATCGTTTTCACTTGCCATGGAGTCACAAGGGCATATTGCTGGTAGCGCGTCGGCTCTATTAGGATTGTTACCATTTATCCTCGGCTCTATTTCATCACCACTTGTAGGGATTGCAGGTGAGAATTCAGCCATACCGATGGGATCCATTATCTTTGGTGCTAGCTTTTTAGCTTTTCTATCGTATTTTCTTTTCGTACGAAAGGCTTCCGTTGTAAAACCAGCTATCGAAGAACCCGGAAAAATCTCAGTATAA